The window ATTACTGCATCAGTCTCCATATACAGTTAGAGATATGCAATGTTGCATAATTTTACACACTCATAGCTACTGTTCATCTATTCGATTCGATCATTAATTTGAATGTCAAAAGATCTACATCGAGACTCCTTCCCGACTTAATTACTAACCTTCCTTTTGACACATAAGCACAATTATTTTTtgttaaatcaaaatttttaaatagtcAATATTGAAATCATCTTCCCAGCTGACCATCGGATGTTCGAGCATCATCAATAGTTCATTATGCTGCATGAGAATGGAATCTTTGTATAACTCATCTATTCTTTTACCATCGCCTCAAGCCCTAGAAGCTATTACATATGTTCTTTTAATCATATATATGTGTGTCCATTTTTATTATAATACCATTGTGCACGTTTTTTATGCAGTGCAATTGTTTGTATCAGGTGCATTGTGAATTAATGTCACTtgtcctctatatatatatactatgtaTCACTTAATGAAAATGAGTCGCGTGGAAATAATGTTAAAAAAAGCTTCCTGCATGCACGTGACGAGCTCCTTTTTTCAACATTTTGCGAAGTTTGTGGGGGGAGTAGTTGACGATAACAAATTTATATAGCAAAAGTCTAGTAAACCTATGAAACTCTCTCAAGTACtttcaatcaaaaataaaaaatattcttaaattcCTAATACTAATAgactattataattttttaatgaaaaaataTGTTGTGCTAATTTAAAACATGCTAAATTTCTTgtaaaaaagttatattgactTTGTGGGTAATTGCTCGAAAAGCCAATGCTAGCTATCGTTTTCAAGCGGGATTAATTGAATATAATCTCAGAATTTCAAAGTCGTTGCCACGGTAGATTACTTATCTAAAACCCAAATTCCACACACTGACGTTACTTCGTCCCTCGTTTAAATCCTTCAACGTAAATAAAATACATTGCAAATCACTTTGACTCATCCAAAGAGTCATTATATTGGATAAAATCCTCTATAATTTATCTTTCTTCCTTCGAATTATCATCTTACTACAAGAAAACAGGATTTAGAAACAAATCTTTTTGCTACTAGAAAATCACTCATTCCTCCCCTCGGCTGCCCTTTCATCTATGGCCATGGAAGAAGACTTCGACGAAGCTGAAGTGCTATGGCCCGACTCCACCGCCGCCGCAGCCACCGCTGCTGCCGCTGGTGACAAATCCCCATCCGCTAGTGGGCGGATCAGGACCGCCCCACGGCAGGGAGCTCGCCTAATGACATCGTCTTGCCCCGTCAAGATCCCTTCGTCCAGCTCGAGAGCTTCCAACCTTAATGGCGGTTTCATTGGCGGCGGCAGCGGCTGTGTGGACGACGACAACGACAACAGTGATCCGCCGCACATGGTGTTGGAGAGGAGAGACGCGGCGACGTCGGCCTCGCCGCCGGGGATCGCCGGGAGAGAGAAGGGGCTGCGGCTCTGCCGAGTGAGGAACCAGGTGCTTCGGATGACAGGATTCATCGAGAGATGACGATGCAATATATATTATTGCCATTTTGATTTCCTTTTGTTTTCAACTACAGGCAGAATTTACTTAGAACGATTCACTTTTATGAGTGAGGTTTTATTGTTTATGCTCGAAATAAAAGATTTTGCATAAATCCTATGACATCTTTTAATAGATAATGATCATGTCCGAGTTCTGAGTCGACGGATGCTGGGAAcatggcgctctccgctgtcctTCGATATCgaggtggacctccggcgaacttgcaaagaagcggagccgggaggggtttcccggcgacgaccctccgacactcaagttaggcaACGAAGAAGCAGGGTgacgttactgtggctacagtgatcaagattgcatacctccgtcaaagtctgggggtccttatataggaccccggggaggcacgTGCACGTTTCTCGACGCATACACATTTTCCTAAACATACCTCAAtatggttgtgtcagaaaagtacgtctgacgtcattccgcaatcgtccgagcatatcccggatgtgatggTGGAAACATCCACCGTACGATAttctgtccgctccggccgccgaccatgttgtttgtcggcggcaggtgtctcgaggacgaaACTACCAGTTGTCCTTTCTGTCTTCTAGCGCTCCTAtctgttcccgggccgagcggaccagccgctcggcgctcatggcctacGGGAAGCCCTGTTCACGTGCTCGGCTAGGATTGGAGCCTTATTGTCCTGCGTCTCGGCCGAGTGGCCTGTCCGCCCGGCCCAtatacctttttaccttgagcatcggaaacccgacccctggtcgggctatCTTTCGTTCGGTCCGGGAGATCCTCGGCCAGATGTCCGGTCGGCCTGATGCTGGTCGGCCGGATGCTTGGTCAGCCCCGTCATTCCACTCGGCACGACCTCTGGCTTGatcctcttgaccattgaccttcaCGTGTCATTGACCTCCCGCCAATGAATGATCCTCCATTTTTACCATCGGATCAGATAAGATTGTGAATGTGTTAGACTCATCTTTGATTATTTCCTTCTATTCATGACTTTACCACGTGAACTAgtgaaaataaaagaataatcattacttagaatttttttatggtAATTTAACATTTTAGATCACATTTTTGTTTCAAATTGAGaagttataaattaattaataaaaaatgttttttttaaaaaaaaactaaatacttTAAATATTTTACATTTCTGAAATGTTTTCCAGAGTTTTATTTAAGTGTGCCTAAGGATTCCAGAGATCGAATTAATATTTTACATTTCTCTATTATAGTTTCTATTAATAAAATGTAtctaggaaaataaaaaaaaatgtaatttggttaAAGAGGTTGGATGATAAAAACATAATATATTTCAAGAGATAtttaaaagtttgaaaatttaaatatggagactgaatttaaaaaaaaaatagaaaataaagagaAATGTAATATTCTAACAACATATGATAATTTATATATGTGGCATATtaacataaatataaatttaaaaattagagaATTTTGATATAATCTATTAATAATCTATTTCAAGACCAATTATAAAAATAAGCAACTGAGATCTAATTTCGATGTCAATTCCTCAATAGTTATTAGATATTTTATATGCACAGGATGCTCTTTTTAAAAAGTGATATAGTCAATTTTATATGCATAAGAATGTTCTCtataatttaaaaaacaaaaattttCTGGACAAATTTTTTAGATCATAACGTTAATTCATTATAATATTCATCATCTCATCAAAAAATATAAGGTCCACTGTTACTATGTCACATACTTattataacaacatatctctTTTACTCACATTCCTTTTAATATTAATACTCATTATTTATGAATCTCACCCTCCATTTATTCATCctcttttgttaattttttaaataatattaaaaaatttataatttataaaagaaaaaaatattaaaaaaattaagagagaTAATGTTTAAAGATATTCAAACCTTTGAAgactctctcttctcttttgaatGCTCTCTTCTCTTTTGAATGCCCACTCACAATGAAAAAAAAGGAGTGTTAACATCCCATTGAGGATGCTCTAATAACCTTTTCCAATCGCATACAATTGTTTTACTATAACGAAATTTAATTCTATAAAGCTGTTTCATTAAATTATTCTTAAAATTGTTGGAAATAATTATAAAAACATCATCGGCTTACAGATCGAAATATAAATCAATAATTTTTTGGATCCAGTAAATCATAGTAGATTATCAATTGCCTCGTTTAAATAACCTCGAAGAAAAAACTCTCTCAGTTATTTGATGGAAGCCATTCGAGGGTTTCGCCAGCAAACATAGGTACTATTTCTCCATGTTCGTATGGGTAAGACACGGGCACCTTCCAGGAGCTCTTTCTCAGTTtgatctttgaggtattccttgGGAGTCCGTAAAAATCAGGTCCATTGAAGCTTGTGAACGCTTCCAGTTTGTCGAGTGAGCCAGCCTGATCGAAACAAGTATAAGAGATGCAAAAATAACAACTTCATGAATAAATTAGCAAAAATTATGAATAGCTGTTTCTAATTCTATCGGCAGAGTAGTATATAGGTTGGGAATTCATGGGAGTACCTGCTCGAATACTTTGGCATAAAGTGATAGAGCAACAGGAGCATTGTATATTCCTGCACATCCACAAGTACATTCTTTTCTTCGCCTTTCGTGCGGAGCACTATCCGTACCGAGGAAATATCGATTGCTGCCACTTGTCACGGCAGATACTATAGCTTCTCCTATGGAAGAAGCGATGTTATCAACACCAGAGATTGGCGATGCAGCAGAAAAAAAAAGAACTAAAAAAAACATGTCCAACTTTTTAAAACATCATTATGAAGAAAGGAACAAAGAAAATCACATAATGACAACACTGTCGCACTTGTAGAACAAAAACTATGTAAAGAAGGCTTTAGCCTATTTGGATTTAGAAAGGTTGACCTCAAAGTAAACAAGGAAAAATAAGAATATGCTTGCCAATTGCAAGTAAAAGGAGACGTTTGAAGATGCCTAAAGCTTAGAGAGTTACTTTAAATGAAGATTGAAGaacaaaagataatatatgaTATTTAGTAAGTTGTTCTTAAAGATACCATCAATTATTGTATGTGCTAGTTAACTTTTCTAGAAACTGTGATCTGTATGGTTAGCAGTATTGAATAAATGCGAAATGAAGAGTGAATACTTTGCTATTAGCAAAAGAAATAGTTTGACCTACTGTGGATCTCTCGTTTTAGTACTGGGAGACAGTAATTGTGAGGTTGTAATCCACCTTGAAATAAAGAGTTTCTATTCAGAATAAGGTGTTGTGGTGTCACTGTTGCAGCAACAGAACCTATAAGAGAAAACACACCACAAATGTGTAACAAAATTTACAAGATAATGTTTCTATTAGCTCTTGGCACTTGCTGCCAAGGGTTAGTCCTGTCTGAATATAAACAAGAATAGAAACAAAGGGCAAATAATGAACCAAGACTTACCTTCACTGCATGATTCGATAAATTTAACAGCTTCCATTGTAGTTATGTGTTCCATCACAATTTTCAGATGTGGAAGTTTCTTTAGCAATGGTTCTAAAATTGTTTCAATGAAAACTTTTTCTCGGTCGAAGATGTCAACACTTGGATCAGTAACTTCGCCATGGACCTAGTAGAAAGTGTCGTGCAAAGACATCAGGCTCTGAGATTTAAAAGGACAAATAATAAGAGCAAAAGGAGGAGAAATATTCTGCTGTCACTAATGCTAATATTTAGAAACATCAATATTACAAAATGAATTATGGAATAAATTAGGCAGTTAGTAACCATCCACCAAAGTTTTAATAAGCTAAATGAGCTAAAGAAACTAataacaagaagaaaaaaaagatagCTTTCAGAAATTCAATCTTTCAATATTTTCATGTAACTTAATAGAATATTCCATAGCAACCATGTTCATGAAAGAAATATCAACTAATTGGAGTTCAGGAAGATAGATCCCAATTGTGGTGTATGCCAATGCAACCAGAAAAACAACAATGATTCTTCCACGTGCTTGGTAGAATATAACACAGAACAACTTTGACATATAATGTAAAAGGAACAAACATATCCAAACAATCAAAGAAGAAGATAGAAACTATGTCTAGATCCAAACATTCACACTAATATTGAATAGTCATCTAGGAAatcatggaaaaaaaattaacatatgaAACTCAGCTCCAGTAGCACAAgaattataattttgtaatatCACTAAGCCATCATGTAACAACTAACAACATGATGATGACTAATTTTTACATACATTCAGCATTCCCAACCGCTAAGCAGTAAATGAGATTATGCTTCATAATTCATATGAAAATTTCATATTTGTAGATGTCAATCATATCATAATGGCTAAATATTAATAAATGAAAATTTGTATTAAAAGGATGCATGTTAGTTGTATGTGAAACTATCAAAGTTACTCTATAAACCAAAGCAATATACTGAAAATTTCACGTTTACCTATCCGTCATTTGTGTTTAAATGTAAAACAGAACTCCATATCACATTTGCACCCAAGGTTATCCACATGAGGTGTTGTGCACATATCATTTTGGTAAATTTTCAATCATAAATTGTAAGGTTCAgttaaaaagaatataaaaagGTTTACTATGAATAAGTTTTTCACTCAGATGTCCTATTTGTTATCAGTAGAGTATTATGAATATGATTCATAAAAACTATATGTACGTTAATAACTCGCATTGATCAAAGATAATTTAAAAGATGTCTATCTCACTTTATAGCATCTCAGGTCACTTAAAGAGATTAAATGCTTGCAGTCATTAGATATAAGCTAATTCTATTACAGAAACAAACACGTACATTTGTGGAGCTCAAGTCAAAGTCTGTGAAATTTTTATCACGAAAACTTAGATCAAACTACTTATAATTACAGATGAAAATTCTTATAAGATTCCAGATGAAAACTCATCAAATCACAGTTTTTGGTATCATCAAAGCAATTCTCACTAAGCTAGTCAACAAGAACATACATAATCTTTTCCATCCTCCTCAATAATTTCATTATTGGACAAAACATCAATTGGGAGTTTTCAAGTAACAAGAGTACTTCTTTCTATTGTATCATCTTTCATTCTAAGGCCCCACCTTCCTAGCTTCTCCACTTTTTTAGtaatagattttttttcattttaattaattgattgaatTAATTTCTGACAGTTAAAATTATTGGGCCAGATTTAACAGTTCAATGGAATTTCTTTCTCTTTTTACAGAGCGGTTCAACAGACTGATGAAATTGAATCATCGTTGTTCATAAATACATATCATACGCATAATTTTAAATCTGAATTGCATCATTAGTAACTTACACATAGTATGCTTCCAACAACTATGTTCACGCTAAGTCAGTAACTGCTAACTATTTACATGTCAAACATGAGATCATCATATATAGTGGATTCACATACCAGCAATGGCATATTATGTTTTGCCATTTCTTCTAACACGGGTAAACACTTTCCAAATATATCAGTAACCCCATCTTGAGAATTGGTAGTTGCTCCAGCAGGATATAATTTTACAGCAAAGACCACTCCACTTTGTCCTGAAAAATGAAGCCATCATAAGATGAAAAGCCAGAGGAAAGTAACAGGCAATTTCATTAAAGTCAAAGTGCTTCAGAGGTATGCTTTACTTTTAAGAACAGAAAGTACAAAGCAAAGGCATCTACGTACAACAATATATATAACTCTGTAAGAGGATGTTGGAACATTAATGAAAGTGAACTCAGGGAGCTTAAGCTAAGGTAATAGGATAGGATTTGAAAAAGTGAAGTTTATGGAAccaaaaaattcacaacaaggaATCACCGACAAAAGATTTATTAGATACCCGTATGGAACAAACAAAGCTTTATCATTCCATGACTAAATCTTGCGTCTTAGAATTTAGAGCCTTCATCTTTCAATGGCTGGTAATCACGAAATTTTATTTTTGACGCAAGGTTTAGTCATTCTACAAATAAAACTTTGTCTGTTCCATAAACAGTAAGGAATTAAGGAATCATTAAACAAGAAATGGGTATTGGAATCTTGTTGCACTCTATACGAGATGCCCTGCAACTACAATTTTAAGCAATCAACCTCCTGGAATGACTATTCTTTCAAACAAGTGAAACGGATAAACACATTGCGATCGTCCACAATAAACCAACATCTAATTTTGCAATATCAGacatgaaagaaagaaaaagtacGGAAAAAAGATACTTACTGGCAAGTTTGATCTCCTCGGGGCTGGTGTTGTCTGTGAGATAGAGCGTCATGAggggatcaaatacactaccctCCGGCAGCGCCTTCAGGATGGACTGGCGATAAGCCACCGCCGCTTCTGTGGTTGTAATAGGGGGTTTCAGGTTCGGCATTACTATCGCCCTCCCAAATTGCCTCGCGCTGCACCACCACCGCCGCCCACCAAAATCTCCACTTTATTAATCCACCGGAATCAAGAGACGACGCGCTGATCAATAACCCAACAATCTACCCACCTGTGGGACGCCACCGCATGGAGGAGCTCACCCTCGCGCAGGTGGAGGTGCCAGTCGTCCGGCCGCGTCAGGGAGAGCTCCATTCCGGCCGCCGCGGACGATGCCACGACAAATCGATGCCTTCTCAGATTGATCGAACTCGGATGGTAGGAGATCCAAGATCGCTGGCAAGCAAAACAGCAGGAGGTTGGCATCGGAGTCGAACCCTATCATTCAATGACCGTTCAGCTCTTTTACTCGTCGATTTTGAAGTAGGCTGAAAGTCTCCGCTCGGCCCAATAAGGAATGCCTTATGATCCAAAACCAGTCTGTCTGTCCGAAGACATTTGATCAAACCACGTCGATTTAGTAtcgaaaagtttaaattttttaaataagtcgactattttttttaaatcatgtttaatttattatttttttattaaaattaattttaaataaaatatattgataaactaaacaatattgaaataaaacgAGTTTTTATATGTTCGTCTATCGCTTTTGATTATATCAATGCAATCAAATGTCAATTTGATATTTGGTACATCAGTCGGTTTTAGACAAAATCGGCTGATTGACCAAATGatttcggattgacatgaaattaaTTCTTATGTGTTTCTCTATCTCAACTAATTATATCCATACTCTCAaacgtcaatttgactcaatatattgagagtaatgattttttgaacacaaatatgtttgaaaattttaatttgtgttcaaaaaatctGGCTGATAGACCAaacgacctcggattgacatgaaactatatCATAtatatgttcgtctagttctcctgactATACACATGCCCTCAAACTTCAATTTGActaaatatattaagagcaatgatttttttaacgcgaattaaaattttcaaatatattcaggtttaaaaaattattgctctcaatatattaggtcaaattgaagtttgaggacatggatataattagaagaggtagacgaacacataggaactagtttcatgtcaatccgatgtTGTTTGATCTATCAGCTAACTTTGCCCAAAACTGACTGATGTATCAAATGACCTCGGATTAATATGAAACTAGATTTTATATTTTCaactagttctcttgattatatccatgcactcaaacttcaatttgatcaaatatattaagagcaatgatttttttaacatgaatgtatttgaagattttaatttgtgttcaaaaaatcattactctcaagatattgagtcaaattgaggtttgaggcatgaatataatcaagagatgtAGACGAACATATAGGAGCTAGTTTAATATCAATTCAAAATCATTTAATCCATCAACCAATTTTGGGCAAAATTGATTAATGGGGCAaacgacctcggattgacatgaaactaaatCCTATGTGTTCGACTAGatctcctgattatatctatgccctcaaacttcaatttgacccaatatattgagagcaataaattTTTGAACacgaaaatatttaaaaattttaatttatatttaaaaaattcgactgatggatcaaacgacttcagattgacataaaactagatTCTATGAGTTCGGCTAGTTctcatgattatattcatgcccttaaacatcaatttaacctaatatattgaaagcactgattttttgaacataaattaaaatttttaaatatattggtgttaaaaaaatcattgttttcaatatattgagtcaaattgatatttgagggcataaATATAATCAATAGAACTAGCTGAACACATAAGATCTAGCTTTATGTCAATCCAATATCGTTTGGTCCATTAACCGATTTTGCCCAAAATTGGCTGATGGACCAAtgatctcggattgacatgaaactagttcttatatggtcatctacctctcttgattatattcatgccctcaaacctcaatttgactcaatatcttcagagcaatgattttttgaatacgaattGAACTTTTCAAAtacattcatgttcaaaaaattattgctcacaacatattgggtcaaattgaagtttgagggtataaatataattaggagaactagtcGAAAATATAaaatctagtttcatgtcaattcgaGGTCATTTGATCCATCAGCCAGTTTTGGGCAAAATCTGTTGATGGATCAAACAacatcggattgacatgaaattagtttctatgtgctcgttacctcttctgattatatccatgctcttaaattttaatttgacccaatatattgaaagtaatagtttttgaacacgaatatatttgaaaaattcaattcaCGTTCAAAAAAagcattgctctcaatatattgggtcaaattgaagtTTGAGGGCATATGTATAATCAGGAGACTAGCTAACATATAggatctagtttcatgtcaatcttaggtcgtttggtccatcagccagatttttaaaacatgaattaaaatttttaaatatattcatgttcaaaaaattattgctctcaatatattgagtcaaattgacatttgagtGTATGAATATAATTTGGAGAGGTAGAGAAATACATAGgaattagtttcatgtcaatctaaGGTCATTTGGTCAATCAGCCGATTTTACCTAAAATCGACTGATGTACCAAATGTCAAATtaacatttgaggatatgaatataatcaagagagatatacaaacacataagaactagtttcatgtcaatccgatgtCATTTGGTCTATCAActgattttatctaaaattaattttgattaataaaaaaaagaaaatcagACGACTGATTTGATTAAAATTCTGACATTTCGAGACAGAACCAAATCAATTCGACTACTCTAAACATCAGTCGACTAATAagggtaaaataaaaaataggtacgtgatttggtaattttaaaactat is drawn from Zingiber officinale cultivar Zhangliang chromosome 1B, Zo_v1.1, whole genome shotgun sequence and contains these coding sequences:
- the LOC121979002 gene encoding dihydroorotase, mitochondrial-like isoform X2 is translated as MPTSCCFACQRSWISYHPSSINLRRHRFVVASSAAAGMELSLTRPDDWHLHLREGELLHAVASHSARQFGRAIVMPNLKPPITTTEAAVAYRQSILKALPEGSVFDPLMTLYLTDNTSPEEIKLARQSGVVFAVKLYPAGATTNSQDGVTDIFGKCLPVLEEMAKHNMPLLVHGEVTDPSVDIFDREKVFIETILEPLLKKLPHLKIVMEHITTMEAVKFIESCSEGEAIVSAVTSGSNRYFLGTDSAPHERRRKECTCGCAGIYNAPVALSLYAKVFEQAGSLDKLEAFTSFNGPDFYGLPRNTSKIKLRKSSWKVPVSYPYEHGEIVPMFAGETLEWLPSNN
- the LOC121979002 gene encoding dihydroorotase, mitochondrial-like isoform X1, which translates into the protein MPTSCCFACQRSWISYHPSSINLRRHRFVVASSAAAGMELSLTRPDDWHLHLREGELLHAVASHSARQFGRAIVMPNLKPPITTTEAAVAYRQSILKALPEGSVFDPLMTLYLTDNTSPEEIKLARQSGVVFAVKLYPAGATTNSQDGVTDIFGKCLPVLEEMAKHNMPLLVHGEVTDPSVDIFDREKVFIETILEPLLKKLPHLKIVMEHITTMEAVKFIESCSEGSVAATVTPQHLILNRNSLFQGGLQPHNYCLPVLKREIHREAIVSAVTSGSNRYFLGTDSAPHERRRKECTCGCAGIYNAPVALSLYAKVFEQAGSLDKLEAFTSFNGPDFYGLPRNTSKIKLRKSSWKVPVSYPYEHGEIVPMFAGETLEWLPSNN